The genome window CACAATTATAAGCAAGTGCCCAGAAAAAGTTTTGACGGATATTTCGCATGGTTGCTTTGGAAAGTTCTATTGTTTCTGGAATGAGCGTTAAACGGTGACTTACAAGTGTTACATCCCCTGTTTCAATCGCAATGTCTGTTCCAGTTCCAATACTAATACCAATATCACTTGCTGCAAGAGCCGGAGCATCATTAATACCATCACCAACGAATGCAACAATATGACCGTCTTGTTGCAGTTTCTCGACTAATGCACTCTTATCGTTCGGTAGTTGTTCGGCAAAGAACATATCTATGCCTAAATCTTTGGCCATATTTTCTACGACAACAGATTGATCACCAGAACAAATCGCTGTTTTAATACCTTGAGCTTTTAGTTTTTGGATTGCTTCTTTTGCTTCAGGTCGTGGTGTATCGGATAAAGCTAGAGCACCTGCATAAACGCCATCAATTGCCATTGCTACGACAGTTTTTCCTGCATGCATCCAACTTTCGATTAATTCATCGTCTTCTTTTGGGATTGTTGTAAGGGAAGAAACATAGCGGTAAGCACCCAGTTCTACCTTACTATCATCCAAATTACCAGTCATCCCATGACCTGCTTTCGCGCGGATTTTTCCTTGTTTAATTGCGGATACATCCATATTCTCAGGCTCTAACATCTTAATAATCGCTTTAGCAATCGGATGTTCTGATTGTTGTTCCATTAAGAATAAATAAGGGAAAAACTGATCATTGGCTGCTTTTTTATCACTCACTTCCAGTTTACCTTCTGTTAAAGTACCAGTTTTATCAAAAACGATAGTATCTACTTTGGAAGTACGTTCTAAATGTTCGCCACCTTTAAATAATATCCCACTTTCGGCGCCTTTACCAGTTCCAGCCATGATAGCAGTTGGAGTTGCAAGACCAAGTGCACAGGGACAGGCGATAACTAATACCGCAATAGCCGCTTCTAGTGAACCATCTACTGTTCCAGTCACAAGATACCAAATAATAAATGTTACAGCAGCAATACCAAGTACAATTGGTACAAATATGCCGGAAATTCTATCTGCTAAACGTTGAATTGGTGCTTTAATACCTTGCGCTTCCTCGACCAAACGAATAATGGATTCTAAAACTGTTTCTTCCATTCGTTTCGTAATTTTTGCTTGGAAAGCCCCGTCAAAGTTAATCGTTGCGCCGATGACAGAATCACCTGGTTTCTTCTCTACAGGCACAGGTTCACCAGTAATCATGGCTTCATCAATACTCGTTTCACCAGAAATAATTTCTGCATCCATCGGAACTTTTTCACCCGGACGAACAAGGATAACGTCGCCAATTTTCAACGAATCTACTGGTACTAACCATTCTTTTCCTTCGCGAATAACGGTCGCTTCTTTTGCTTGTAGTTCAAGTAAACCAGCAATAGATTCCGTTGTTCTGGAAGTTGCGTATGATTCAAGCAGTTTACCTAATAAGATTAATGTGATTAGCACGGCACTTGTTTCAAAGTAGTAATGTGGCATCACGCTTGGGTCAATTATATGGCGGACATACTCTACCACACTATAGAAGTATGCAGCAGATGTCCCAAGTGCGACTAATACATCCATATTCGCACTTTTACCTCGCAGCGCTTTATAAGCCCCATCGTAAAACCGCCAACCAATATAAAACTGAACAATAGTTGCAAGAACTAATTGAATCGTTGGATTAATCCAGTTACCTATCGTTTCCGCAAACGCCATTTCATGGATATACGGAATATGTGTCACCATGGTAAGAAGTAATGGCAAGGAAAGAAGCGCCGAAAGAATAAAACGTCTCACTTCTTTTTTGAAATTCTTTTCTAATACAGCATCTTTTTCTTCTTTGGACATTTTTTCCGCAGCGTCATAACCCGCATGTTTAACAACTTTAATTAGATCTTCTGTCGATGTAACTTCCGGGTCGTAATAAACAGCAGCGTTTTCCGTTACTAAGTTGACATTCGCTTTTTCTACACCATCTGCTTTATTTAACGATTTTTCAATTCTCGTGGAACAGGCCGCACAAGTCATTCCAAAAACGTTTAAATCTTGTCTTACATATTTATCACTCATTGTATATACCCCCCTCAGGTTTTCGAAAATTGACGTATTGCTTTAAGTAAATCCTCCATTACGTCATCTTCCCCATTTTTTGCTGCATCTACAACACAGTGTGCTGTATGATGTTCTAGTACTTGTAAACCAACATTTTTGAGTGCTTTATTAGCTGCTGAAATTTGAACTAAAATGTCTGTACAATATCTATCATCCTCGACCATTTGAGCAATACCGCGGATTTGGCCTTCGATACGTCGCAAACGATTTTGAAGTAATTTCGTTTCATCTTCTTTGCGTGGAACAATTGGTTGGTCGTGTTTCATTTTTTCTCCTCCTTTGTTTCTACAATTAACAGTATACCCCCTATAGGTATTTTATGCAACCATTTAATTTCTGAGAACAAAAAAAGCCATAAACAAATGCTTGTTTATGGCTCAAAATCTTGTTATTTTGCGGCATCTACTTTCTTTTGAAGTGCCTTAACATGTTCAAAAAATTCTTCTAAAGTCCAGTTGTTTTCGTAAATAATCGTTGCCGCATCTTTACCAACATAACGATAATGCCAAGATTCATATTGGTACTTCGTGATAGCTTCTCGCCCTTTCATATAACGCAAGATAAAACCATAATTGTGGGCATTTTCTTGCAACCATTTGCCTTCAGGAGTTGTTCCGAATGCTTCTGTCAGTTCATATGATTGGTTTTCTGAGGAGATATCCATCGCTAAACCAGTTTGATGTTCGCTAGTCCCTGGATACGCTACTGCTTCTCTCGCTTTTTGGTCCCCTTTAGCATTTACTTCAGCTTGGAATACTTCTTGTTGGCGTTTGTACGATCGATAACCCGATACGGCGAATAGTTTCTTACCATCTTTGTTCGCAGCTACGAACATTTCTTCTAATGCAGTTGCTGCTTCTTTTCTTAATTGTGCTTTTTCGACTTGTTGGCTGCCAAAAGAGAATGTTACATTCGGACGAACCAAGTCAGGGGGGGTATATGTTGGTTGCAATGAATAATCTTTGTTAGCTAAAACCAACATGTTTTCCTCATTTTCAATATACTTTATACCATTTTTTTCAGTTAATTTATTTTGTTTATCAATATATGGATAAAGTGGGTCTTTTTCTAATTCCGCAAGTGTTTGATTGCCTGACGATTTTTGTTCCACTTTAGCGATTGAATCAGCATTTGTGCCACCAAAATATTGATCTTCCACTGTGTGGACACAACTGATGCTAACAGCTAAAGCAATTGTTAATAAAGAACTCATATCTGTTTATCAACCTTCCTGTATACATTAAGTCTGATTCTAAGTTAGTAATTAAAATTATTTTATTGCAGCTTCAAGTGCTACAACAATCATATCATTAAAAGTGGTTTGACGCTCTTCAGCAGATGTTTCTTCCCCCGTAAAAATATGATCACTCACAGTTAAGATTGCCAAAGCGCGACGGCCATATTTTTGCGCTAATGTATAAAGTGCCGCTGCTTCCATGTCGATCCCGAGTACACCATAATCAGCTAATTGTTGTTTGTCCAGCTGATCATTATAAAAACGGTCCGCAGAAAAAACATTCCCTACTTTAAGAGATAATCCTTTTTCGATACCAGCGTCATAGGCTTTTTTTAGAAGAGAAAAATCTGCTACTGGCGCAAAATCCACTCCTGCAAAAGTATTGCGATTAATTTGCGAATCCGTTGAAGCCGCTTGTGCAATGACAACATCACGTACTTTTACGTCCGCTTGAATTCCACCCATAGTACCAACACGAATCAAATTTTTCACATCATAGCTTTGGATTAATTCATTTACATAAATCGAAATAGATGGAATACCCATCCCTGTTCCCATAACAGAAACTTTTTCGCCCTTATATGTACCAGTAAATCCTAGCATTCCTCGCACTTGGTTGAATAAAACGACATCTTCCAAAAATGTTTCCGCAATGTATTTTGCTCTTAACGGATCCCCTGGTAATAAAATCGTTTCTGCAATTTCGCCTTGTTTCGCTTCGATATGTACGCTCATCTTTTTTCCTCCTAGTGTTTGTTTTTCTCTTCATCTAGCAAATAAGCATCCCAAAGTTCATCGAAAATAGACATTCCCGGTAAATACGGCGCATTAAACTCCAGATAGTCACAAAGAATATGGTAATTTCTCGTTTGCTTTGGAAAACTATGATCTCGGTATGCATTGTTGGCAAATTCCGTTTTCTGATCTGTTAGCTTCGGGTCCCGATATGTCATTAAAAAATGATAAAATGATCTTCCCAACGTACAACACACTCCGCTCTTTTTATGCTTTAACTATAGTTGATTTCTTGAAAAAAATAAAGTTAATTTTCGATTTTACGTAGAATTTCTTCTGCAAGTCGATGTGTCTCTAGAGCATCTTCTTTGGAAATTGGTGCTTTCTCCCCATTTCGCACGGCCGTTAAGAAGGCTTGGATGATAGATACAAAACCTCTTTTGTAAAGCGTCGTTTCCCAATCTCCAAAACGCTCAAACCGTTCTGTTGTCCCTTCATAAATATGCGTTTCCGTAACATTTTCTACTTCATATTTGGCGCTCGGGGTCATCACTGCTAATCGTTCTTCGTTCACGCCGCTATCTCGGTTCATAATCGCCGTTGCCACTTTACCTCCCGCTGTAATTTGTACCGTTATACTTGCTAGAAGATTCTCTTGCCATACCGGAACGACATGTAACTGTTCTATTTTGGCATCTAGTAAAAAACGCACGGTATCAATGACATGAATAAAATCGTCATAAATAAATGTACGAGCCTCACCCGGTTGCGCCGCGCGATTTTTTTGCATAATAATCATGTTGGTATCTGTTAAGGCTTTTAATTCTTGATATTTTGGCGCGTAACGGCGATTAAAGCCAGTCATAAGTAACGTATTTTGTTCTTCAGCTAGGCGTGTTAATTCTTCTACTTCGGCTAAATTGTCGGCAATTGGTTTATCCACATAAACTGGAATATGATTTGCTAGAAAAGTCCGGATTACTTCTGGGTGGCTTGCTGTAGATGAATGAACAAACGCTGCATTCACGCCAGACTCAATCATAGAATGAATACTTTGATGATAATGATCAAAACGATATTTCTCACTTAAGTGCTTTAATTTCTGCGCATCCCTCGTGTAAAGATGTACCTCGATATTTTCCATTTCAGCAAAAACTGGCAAATATGCTTTTTGTGCAATGCCGCCAAGCCCTACTACCGCTATTTTTAACATGTGTATCGCTCCTTATCACAACAATGCCAGAGAATGATTTCGCGATATTATTCTACGCATTTCATTTTCTGGCATCATGTGTTTATTCAAAGATTTTCTTATATGCTTGGTAGCCTTCTTCTTCTAACTTATCCACAGGTATGAATCTGAGCGCTGCGGAGTTAATGCAGTAGCGAAGTCCACCCTTATCTTGTGGTCCATCTGGAAAAACATGCCCTAAATGGGAATCAGCATCAGCAGATTTCACTTCCGTCCGAATCATACCATGGGTCAAATCTCGATTTTCAATAACTTCTGCTTCGTCAATTGGCTTAGTAAAGCTCGGCCAACCACAGCCAGCATCGTACTGGTCATTGGATGAAAAAAGCGGCTTTCCTGAAACGATATCTACATAAATGCCTTTTGCCTCATTATCATAAAATTCATTTTGAAATGGACGTTCGGTACCCGCTTTTTGGGTCACATTATATTGTATATCTGTTAGTTGTTGAAGGCGCTCGTTCTTTTTACTTTCATCCATTTGATTTCACCCTTTCCAGTTGGCATCTATGAATGCAGCACGACCTGAAGCAACTTGATATCCCTCATAGTGCGCTTTTTCTTTTTTGTAGAAATCTTGGTGATATTCTTCTGCTGGATAAAATGTTTCTGCTTTGGCAATTTCTGTGACAATTGGCTTTTTAAATCTACCACTCGCATCAAGGGCTGCTTTTGATTTTTCAGCAATTTCTTTTTGCTCTTCATTGTGGTAAAAAATAACTGGTCGATATGAATCGCCGCGGTCAACGAATTGGCCTGCTGCATCTGTCGGATCGGTTTGTTGCCAATATACTTCGACTAATTTTTCATATGGAAAAACCGCCGGATCAAATGTGATTTGGATTGCTTCTGTATGTCCTGTTGTCCCGCTGCAAACTTCTTTATAGGTCGGATTAACCGTATGACCGCCTGTGTAACCCGAAACAACTTTTTCAATTCCCGGTTGCGTATCAAAAGGTTTTACCATACACCAAAAGCATCCTCCAGCAAATGTTGCTTTTTCAAGTGATTCTTTTGTCATAAAAATGCCCCCTAACTAGGATTCAGCCAGCTAAATTACTTAACTGGTACTAAAAGTGTAAACGAAATATCGTCTTTCTTCAAATTTAGCGTATCAGCACGTACTTTTGTGTCGCCTTGAAGTTTTAGTTTATCTAGGGAAAGATAGATTTTTTCCTTTTTAGGCATAATTGTCACCCAATCAGGGAATTTATAATTTTTGCTTACATAATTCATTACATAAGACACCGGTAGTGGCAAAGCGCCAACTGACATGTCTTTGAGCGTCAATTCAACATTTCCATTATCTACTACTTCGGGTGAAAATTTCAACCGTAGTTCGACTGGTTCACCAAAGATTTCGGCTTCTGCAGTAAAATTAACGTTATTTGCTACGAACACTTTATAACCAATATCTTGCTCTTTGCTAAAGTCTTCTATATAGGAACTAATCAATTGATTTAAATCTGCTTTCGTTGTACTTGTTTGAAATTCAACCATTGATTTATTGCTAATAAGGGATGGCGTGGGTTCATCTTGTGGACTAAGTTTGAATACTGCTACGTAAATCCAGCCAGATGAAATAAGAAGTACACTAATTAATATAATACAAACCCATTTCCAATAATTGCGTTTTGTTTTTTTTGGAGCCGATCGTGTTTCTCTCTGCACGATTTTAACACCTTTCTATTTGGGAATATTGCCTTCGTTTAATTGTTTTACGATGGCCTTGTCTAATTCCGTTGTCATCTTCTCGTATCCTGTATGATTAGGATGGAAATAATCATCTGACAATAGTGAATTAGGTTGATCTTTGTTATCTGCATTTCGATCTTCTAAGACTTTTGCGATAGGTACAAAATAAGCATTACTATCTTGCTGGATTGTTTTCTTAGAAGCTTTATTCCAATCAGAGATAATCTCGTCAAATTGTTTGATATCGCTGAAATAAGTCGTATAGGGATTGTAAATACCCATTAAAAATATTGCTGCATCTTTGTTGTAGGAACGAATATCTTTTAAAAGTGTTTCTAGCTCTTGTTGGAATTCTTTATTCGCTTTTGTAAAATCACCTACATTTACATTTAAAAGACGCGATTGCAAAATAGCCATGACATCATTTCCGCCAATGGTGATTGTTATTACATTCGCATTTTTGACATCTTCTTGGAAGTCTTTGTTTGTTTTTAAACGTTTTTCCAGTTGGGTTATTTTGTTTCCAGATACCCCGTAATTACTCGTTTTTACACTTGGGACATTTGGTTCTTCTTCTAGTTTTTTTGGAATAATACCTACATAACCACCATCTTTGTTTTCATCACCGACGCCTTCTGTTAATGAATCACCCATGGCAACGAGGTTAATCGGAATTTCTTTTGATTCTTTATAATACTTGATACCAAAAACTGCGCCAACAAGAAGCGCGATAACAAGCACGCTCCCTGTAAGCCACAGCCATTTTTTCTTTGTCATATGCAATCACTCGCTTAGTCAGTATAGTACATAAATGCAAACGCACCAGTTCCAGCATGCGTGGAAATGACTGGGTCTGCAAAAAATAGTGGAATTTCTGTTAAACCGGTTATTTCTTTTGATTCAGCGATGAAATCATCCGCCAAATTAAGTCCATTTGCATGAACAACATCTAGATGCTGAATTTTTTTCGGTTCATCTTTAATTAGATTTAGGCAATATTGTAATACTTTTTTGTTGCTGCGGACTTTGGTTTCTTCTTCCAATTGTCCGTCTGTTAATTTGGCAATTAATTTGATATTTAAAAGGCTACCTAAGAAGCCTTGCATCCGGCCAACACGTCCACCTTTAATTAAATTATCGAGTGTTACGACAACGATATAAAGTTTTGTTTTGTCACGAATGTCATTAATTTTCGCATGAATTTCTTCTACAGAATAATCACCAGACTGAGCCATTTCAGCTGCTTTTAATACTTGGAATGCTTGCCCACGTGCTGTATAATCGCAGTCTACTACAGTAATATTTCCTTCCACCATATCTGCTGCTTGACGTGCCGCGTTTACAGTACCACTTAGTTTTTCGGTTAAGTGGATAGAAAGAATTTCGTAGCCCTCTGCCGTATATTTTTCGTATGCTTCGACAAAAGAACCGATAGCAGGTTGGGAAGATTTTGGTAATTCTTTTGTTTCTGCCATTCGCACCATAAATTCTTCTGGTGTAATGTCTGTTTTAGGGTTGTATATTTGCCCATCAATTTCTACGGTTAAATATAAAACATCAATATTCCATTTTGCTACTTCTTCTAATGTTAGTCCAGCAGTTGAGTCTGTGATAATTTTTATTTTTCTCATATAGCCACATCCATTTTTGCTTATTTTATCTTATTATAACATCCCCGGCAGTATACACAACCTATAAACTAGTTTTAAGAAAAGAGAAAGAAATGGTATTTGCCTTTCTATTCTGTATTTTTTAGCGTATGATAGAAATATAATACGCACAAAATTTGTAGAAAAGTATGGTGATAAAATGAATGTCACTTCTTACAATTGGAAAGAAGAAGTAGCCAATGCTATAACGCATGGTATTGGGTTTATTCTTAGTATTCCCGCGCTCGTCTTACTTATAATATTCGCCGCCGGAAAAGATAATCCTCTCTATTTAACAAGTTTTTTAATTTATGGAATTTCCCTCATGTTGCTTTATATTTGTTCCACCCTGCTTCATAGTTTTAAACCTTGCAAGGCGCGGACGGTTTTTAACATTATGGACCACGCTGCGATTTATGTATTAATTGCTGGCAGTTATACGCCATTTGTTTTGATTACGATTCAAGGGACACTCGGCTGGACGCTATTTGGTGTCATTTGGGGCCTCGCAATTGCTGGGATTATTTATAAGATATTTATGACAGGCAAATTAAAACTTTTGTCGACAAGTGTCTACTTACTTATGGGATGGATGGTTATGTTCGCCATTAAACCACTTTATGCTGGGCTTACACCAACTGGTTTTTGGTTACTTGCAACTGGTGGCATTATGTTTACAGTAGGTGCTGTTTTTTACAGTATCCCTCGTGTTCCTTATATGCACGCGATTTGGCATTTATTTGTTATCGCGGGAACCGCTTTTATGTATTTCTGTATTTTATTTTATGTTTAAATAACGCACTTAAAAAAACCTTCTCCCGTTGGAGAAGGTTTTTTATATAGTATGTCACAATTGAGACTTGTTTTTAATTATGTCATACTATATAATGATTAGCATAACATAATAAAAGGATGTGATTCCCATCGAACTTTCTCCTAGACAACATCAAATTGTTGCCTATGTTCGCGCGAATGAGCCTGCTACTGGTGACTCTATCGCTGCTCATTTGAAATTAACACGTGCCACCATTCGAGCTGACTTGTCAATTTTAACCATGACTGGCATTTTAGATGCTCGTCCAAAAGTTGGTTACTTTTACTCTGGCTTAGAAACTAATCCGATTCACTTTGATGAAATTCGGCAGTTGAAAGTTGCTGACATTATGACCCAACCATTTTTCGCAAAAAAAGAAACAAGCGTTTATGATGCCATCGTTATGCTCTTTATGGAAGATATTGGTAGTTTATACGTCATTGATGAAGAGCTTTTAGTTGGACTTGTCTCCAGAAAAGATTTACTAAAAGGTGCGCTTGCTGATGCGGACACGAAAGCGACTCCCATTGCGACAATTATGACACGGATGCCCAACCTCGTTACTGTTACGAAAAACGACACTGTGTTACATGCCGCGGAACAACTCGTTTTCCACCAAATTGATTCACTTCCCGTTCTAGAAAACGCAAAAGTCGTCGGAAAAATTTCAAAAACTCGCATTACTGCATTATTTGTAGATACGATAAAAAAGGTTTAATAGGATGAGAATATGGAAAATCCGGTTATTATATACGTTATTTCAGATGCTATCGGAGAAACTGCTCAACATATTATTCGCGCGGTAACAGCTCAGTTTTCACTTAATAAGCCTGCGGACATTCGGCGCCACGCTTTTATTCGCGATGAGAGCGCTTTACTTGAAACGTTAGAAGAAGCTAAGGCTACTGATGGTATCGTGGTTCAAACACTCGTACAAGCTAAGTTAGCTGAGTAC of Listeria monocytogenes contains these proteins:
- a CDS encoding heavy metal translocating P-type ATPase → MSDKYVRQDLNVFGMTCAACSTRIEKSLNKADGVEKANVNLVTENAAVYYDPEVTSTEDLIKVVKHAGYDAAEKMSKEEKDAVLEKNFKKEVRRFILSALLSLPLLLTMVTHIPYIHEMAFAETIGNWINPTIQLVLATIVQFYIGWRFYDGAYKALRGKSANMDVLVALGTSAAYFYSVVEYVRHIIDPSVMPHYYFETSAVLITLILLGKLLESYATSRTTESIAGLLELQAKEATVIREGKEWLVPVDSLKIGDVILVRPGEKVPMDAEIISGETSIDEAMITGEPVPVEKKPGDSVIGATINFDGAFQAKITKRMEETVLESIIRLVEEAQGIKAPIQRLADRISGIFVPIVLGIAAVTFIIWYLVTGTVDGSLEAAIAVLVIACPCALGLATPTAIMAGTGKGAESGILFKGGEHLERTSKVDTIVFDKTGTLTEGKLEVSDKKAANDQFFPYLFLMEQQSEHPIAKAIIKMLEPENMDVSAIKQGKIRAKAGHGMTGNLDDSKVELGAYRYVSSLTTIPKEDDELIESWMHAGKTVVAMAIDGVYAGALALSDTPRPEAKEAIQKLKAQGIKTAICSGDQSVVVENMAKDLGIDMFFAEQLPNDKSALVEKLQQDGHIVAFVGDGINDAPALAASDIGISIGTGTDIAIETGDVTLVSHRLTLIPETIELSKATMRNIRQNFFWALAYNCAGIPIAALGLLAPWVAGLAMAFSSVSVVTNALRLKRYKFKS
- the csoR gene encoding copper-sensing transcriptional repressor CsoR, producing the protein MKHDQPIVPRKEDETKLLQNRLRRIEGQIRGIAQMVEDDRYCTDILVQISAANKALKNVGLQVLEHHTAHCVVDAAKNGEDDVMEDLLKAIRQFSKT
- a CDS encoding M15 family metallopeptidase; the encoded protein is MSSLLTIALAVSISCVHTVEDQYFGGTNADSIAKVEQKSSGNQTLAELEKDPLYPYIDKQNKLTEKNGIKYIENEENMLVLANKDYSLQPTYTPPDLVRPNVTFSFGSQQVEKAQLRKEAATALEEMFVAANKDGKKLFAVSGYRSYKRQQEVFQAEVNAKGDQKAREAVAYPGTSEHQTGLAMDISSENQSYELTEAFGTTPEGKWLQENAHNYGFILRYMKGREAITKYQYESWHYRYVGKDAATIIYENNWTLEEFFEHVKALQKKVDAAK
- the deoD gene encoding purine-nucleoside phosphorylase, producing the protein MSVHIEAKQGEIAETILLPGDPLRAKYIAETFLEDVVLFNQVRGMLGFTGTYKGEKVSVMGTGMGIPSISIYVNELIQSYDVKNLIRVGTMGGIQADVKVRDVVIAQAASTDSQINRNTFAGVDFAPVADFSLLKKAYDAGIEKGLSLKVGNVFSADRFYNDQLDKQQLADYGVLGIDMEAAALYTLAQKYGRRALAILTVSDHIFTGEETSAEERQTTFNDMIVVALEAAIK
- a CDS encoding YozE family protein gives rise to the protein MGRSFYHFLMTYRDPKLTDQKTEFANNAYRDHSFPKQTRNYHILCDYLEFNAPYLPGMSIFDELWDAYLLDEEKNKH
- a CDS encoding Gfo/Idh/MocA family protein, producing MLKIAVVGLGGIAQKAYLPVFAEMENIEVHLYTRDAQKLKHLSEKYRFDHYHQSIHSMIESGVNAAFVHSSTASHPEVIRTFLANHIPVYVDKPIADNLAEVEELTRLAEEQNTLLMTGFNRRYAPKYQELKALTDTNMIIMQKNRAAQPGEARTFIYDDFIHVIDTVRFLLDAKIEQLHVVPVWQENLLASITVQITAGGKVATAIMNRDSGVNEERLAVMTPSAKYEVENVTETHIYEGTTERFERFGDWETTLYKRGFVSIIQAFLTAVRNGEKAPISKEDALETHRLAEEILRKIEN
- the msrB gene encoding peptide-methionine (R)-S-oxide reductase MsrB, which translates into the protein MDESKKNERLQQLTDIQYNVTQKAGTERPFQNEFYDNEAKGIYVDIVSGKPLFSSNDQYDAGCGWPSFTKPIDEAEVIENRDLTHGMIRTEVKSADADSHLGHVFPDGPQDKGGLRYCINSAALRFIPVDKLEEEGYQAYKKIFE
- the msrA gene encoding peptide-methionine (S)-S-oxide reductase MsrA produces the protein MTKESLEKATFAGGCFWCMVKPFDTQPGIEKVVSGYTGGHTVNPTYKEVCSGTTGHTEAIQITFDPAVFPYEKLVEVYWQQTDPTDAAGQFVDRGDSYRPVIFYHNEEQKEIAEKSKAALDASGRFKKPIVTEIAKAETFYPAEEYHQDFYKKEKAHYEGYQVASGRAAFIDANWKG
- a CDS encoding YpmS family protein, giving the protein MQRETRSAPKKTKRNYWKWVCIILISVLLISSGWIYVAVFKLSPQDEPTPSLISNKSMVEFQTSTTKADLNQLISSYIEDFSKEQDIGYKVFVANNVNFTAEAEIFGEPVELRLKFSPEVVDNGNVELTLKDMSVGALPLPVSYVMNYVSKNYKFPDWVTIMPKKEKIYLSLDKLKLQGDTKVRADTLNLKKDDISFTLLVPVK
- a CDS encoding SGNH/GDSL hydrolase family protein, with product MTKKKWLWLTGSVLVIALLVGAVFGIKYYKESKEIPINLVAMGDSLTEGVGDENKDGGYVGIIPKKLEEEPNVPSVKTSNYGVSGNKITQLEKRLKTNKDFQEDVKNANVITITIGGNDVMAILQSRLLNVNVGDFTKANKEFQQELETLLKDIRSYNKDAAIFLMGIYNPYTTYFSDIKQFDEIISDWNKASKKTIQQDSNAYFVPIAKVLEDRNADNKDQPNSLLSDDYFHPNHTGYEKMTTELDKAIVKQLNEGNIPK
- a CDS encoding DegV family protein, producing the protein MRKIKIITDSTAGLTLEEVAKWNIDVLYLTVEIDGQIYNPKTDITPEEFMVRMAETKELPKSSQPAIGSFVEAYEKYTAEGYEILSIHLTEKLSGTVNAARQAADMVEGNITVVDCDYTARGQAFQVLKAAEMAQSGDYSVEEIHAKINDIRDKTKLYIVVVTLDNLIKGGRVGRMQGFLGSLLNIKLIAKLTDGQLEEETKVRSNKKVLQYCLNLIKDEPKKIQHLDVVHANGLNLADDFIAESKEITGLTEIPLFFADPVISTHAGTGAFAFMYYTD
- the trhA gene encoding PAQR family membrane homeostasis protein TrhA, with the translated sequence MNVTSYNWKEEVANAITHGIGFILSIPALVLLIIFAAGKDNPLYLTSFLIYGISLMLLYICSTLLHSFKPCKARTVFNIMDHAAIYVLIAGSYTPFVLITIQGTLGWTLFGVIWGLAIAGIIYKIFMTGKLKLLSTSVYLLMGWMVMFAIKPLYAGLTPTGFWLLATGGIMFTVGAVFYSIPRVPYMHAIWHLFVIAGTAFMYFCILFYV
- a CDS encoding helix-turn-helix transcriptional regulator yields the protein MIPIELSPRQHQIVAYVRANEPATGDSIAAHLKLTRATIRADLSILTMTGILDARPKVGYFYSGLETNPIHFDEIRQLKVADIMTQPFFAKKETSVYDAIVMLFMEDIGSLYVIDEELLVGLVSRKDLLKGALADADTKATPIATIMTRMPNLVTVTKNDTVLHAAEQLVFHQIDSLPVLENAKVVGKISKTRITALFVDTIKKV